The proteins below are encoded in one region of Clostridium fermenticellae:
- a CDS encoding ATP-dependent Clp protease ATP-binding subunit gives MMFGRFTERAQKVLFYAQEEAQNLRHGYVGTEHILLGILREDGIAEKLMSNINITVDDVRGLIEEYEGKGDMDLYKNEIPLTPRTKRLLELSLFEARNLNHNYISPEHILLALIREGEGVAFTILNNLGADFDKLRKDLIDVLSGEQNTSAGDVNKNAGEPTPTLDQFGRDLTNMAKEGKLDPVIGRDKETQRVLEILCRRTKNNPCLIGDPGVGKTAIAEGLAQKIISGNIPEILKDKRVVTLELSSMVAGSKYRGEFEERLKKVMAEIRKSGDIILFIDEIHTIIGAGAAEGAIDASNILKPALARGEIQCIGATTIDEYRKYIEKDSALERRFQPIVVGEPTKEEAVLILKGLRDKYEAHHRVKITDKAIDAAVNLSDRYITDRYLPDKAIDLMDEAAAKLRIENLVAPPDLKNLESDLNNITKEKEDAIRVQDFEKAAKLRDKEKGMKSKLEDLKKNWKTEKQVSALTVGEAQIAGAVSRWTNIPVEKLTEKESEKLLKLEEILHNRVVGQDEAVKSIARAVRRARVGLKDPNRPIGSFIFLGPTGVGKTELSKALAEAMFGDENNMIRVDMSEYMEKHTVSRLIGSPPGYVGFEEGGQLTEKVRRNPYSVVLFDEIEKAHPDVFNILLQILEDGRLTDGKGKTINFKNTIIIMTSNVGASTIKKQKSMGFSLDDNSAFMDEYEKMKDNIMEELKRSFRPEFLNRIDDIIVFHQLQENDLQKIVKLMLKTVTKRLKEQDITLEFSEDSQKFLAEKGTDLTYGARPLRRAITKTVEDKLSEEMLKGNVKRGDTVKVKVSDSNNLEFISCDN, from the coding sequence ATGATGTTTGGAAGATTTACTGAAAGAGCTCAAAAAGTATTGTTTTATGCACAAGAGGAAGCTCAAAATCTTAGACATGGATATGTTGGAACTGAGCATATACTTTTGGGAATATTAAGAGAAGATGGCATAGCTGAAAAATTAATGAGTAATATAAATATAACTGTGGATGATGTCAGAGGTTTAATAGAAGAATATGAAGGAAAAGGGGATATGGATTTATATAAAAATGAAATACCCCTTACTCCTAGAACAAAAAGGCTTCTTGAGTTAAGTTTGTTTGAAGCTCGCAATTTAAACCATAATTATATAAGTCCAGAGCATATATTACTTGCACTTATAAGAGAGGGCGAAGGAGTTGCCTTTACAATTCTAAATAATCTTGGAGCTGATTTTGATAAGCTTAGAAAAGATCTTATAGATGTACTTTCTGGTGAACAAAATACATCAGCTGGAGATGTAAATAAGAATGCAGGTGAACCTACTCCTACACTAGATCAATTTGGAAGAGATTTAACCAATATGGCTAAGGAAGGAAAACTTGATCCTGTAATAGGCAGAGATAAGGAAACGCAAAGAGTACTTGAAATATTATGCAGAAGGACTAAAAATAATCCATGTCTTATAGGAGATCCTGGAGTTGGAAAAACTGCTATAGCTGAAGGACTAGCTCAAAAGATTATATCTGGTAATATACCTGAAATTTTGAAGGATAAAAGAGTTGTGACTTTAGAGCTTTCGTCAATGGTTGCTGGTTCAAAATATAGGGGAGAATTTGAGGAAAGATTAAAGAAAGTTATGGCTGAAATAAGAAAATCAGGCGATATAATATTATTTATAGATGAAATTCATACTATAATAGGAGCAGGAGCAGCTGAGGGAGCAATAGATGCATCTAATATATTGAAACCTGCACTAGCAAGAGGAGAAATTCAGTGTATTGGTGCTACAACTATAGATGAGTACAGGAAATATATAGAAAAGGATTCAGCCCTTGAAAGAAGATTTCAGCCTATAGTAGTAGGTGAACCAACTAAGGAAGAGGCTGTGCTGATTTTAAAAGGGCTTAGAGATAAGTATGAGGCACATCACAGAGTAAAGATAACGGATAAGGCAATAGATGCAGCAGTTAATTTATCAGATAGATATATAACAGATAGATATTTGCCAGATAAAGCTATAGATCTAATGGATGAGGCAGCAGCTAAACTTAGAATTGAAAATTTGGTTGCTCCACCTGATTTGAAGAATTTAGAGTCTGATCTTAATAATATAACTAAAGAAAAAGAAGATGCTATAAGAGTTCAGGATTTTGAAAAAGCTGCAAAACTTAGAGATAAAGAAAAAGGAATGAAGAGTAAACTTGAGGATTTAAAGAAAAATTGGAAGACAGAAAAACAAGTATCGGCTCTTACTGTTGGAGAGGCGCAGATAGCAGGAGCAGTATCTAGATGGACTAATATACCAGTAGAAAAACTTACTGAAAAAGAATCAGAAAAATTATTAAAACTTGAGGAAATACTTCATAATCGAGTTGTGGGGCAGGATGAAGCCGTAAAATCTATAGCAAGAGCTGTAAGGAGAGCAAGAGTTGGATTAAAGGACCCTAATAGACCAATTGGGTCGTTTATATTTTTAGGACCTACAGGAGTTGGAAAGACTGAACTATCTAAAGCGCTTGCGGAAGCTATGTTTGGCGATGAAAATAATATGATAAGAGTAGATATGTCCGAGTATATGGAAAAGCATACAGTCTCAAGACTTATTGGATCACCTCCAGGATATGTTGGATTTGAGGAAGGAGGACAGCTTACAGAAAAGGTAAGGAGAAACCCTTACTCTGTAGTATTGTTTGATGAAATAGAGAAAGCTCATCCGGATGTATTTAATATATTACTTCAAATACTTGAAGATGGAAGACTTACCGATGGAAAAGGAAAGACTATAAATTTTAAAAATACTATAATAATTATGACTTCCAATGTAGGAGCATCTACTATAAAGAAGCAGAAATCTATGGGATTTTCGCTTGATGATAACTCAGCATTTATGGATGAATATGAAAAAATGAAGGATAATATTATGGAAGAACTCAAAAGATCCTTTAGACCTGAGTTTTTAAATAGAATAGATGATATAATAGTATTCCATCAACTTCAGGAAAATGATCTTCAAAAAATTGTCAAACTAATGTTAAAAACAGTTACTAAAAGACTTAAGGAACAGGATATAACGCTCGAATTTAGTGAAGACTCTCAGAAATTCCTTGCTGAGAAGGGAACTGACTTAACCTATGGTGCACGACCTTTAAGGCGTGCTATAACAAAAACTGTGGAGGATAAACTCTCAGAGGAAATGTTAAAGGGAAATGTTAAAAGAGGCGACACTGTTAAGGTGAAAGTTAGTGATAGCAATAATTTAGAGTTTATAAGTTGCGATAATTAA
- the radA gene encoding DNA repair protein RadA: protein MAKSKSVFVCQECGYESLKWLGKCPNCNTWNSMVEEVKEEKISTKQSVILNNEPRSIVSIKSGEYERLDTGISELNRVLGGGIVKGSLTLISGAPGIGKSTLLLQAANNIAGRYGKVLYVSGEESEEQIKMRGDRLNVLSKDLYVISETNMDKIKEHITNTNPVFVIIDSIQTLFKQSMTSAPGSVSQVRQNSNDIMSIGKTQNIPFFIVAHITKQGELAGPRVLEHMVDTVLSFEGERTQEFRILRTIKNRFGNTSEIGVFEMSQEGLKQILNPSAVFLEEAGFQKEGSIVIGVIEGTRPILVEIQALVTETKAVMPRRTAVGVDNLRLNLILAVLEKKLRVYFYNCDVYVNVVGGLNIEGTFGDLGLALALLSSVKSKAISLERLIVVGEIGLTGEVRPVTFCDRLVNEAEKMGFKNAIIPYRNKDRIKNKNIDVISVSSLVEAINKVF, encoded by the coding sequence ATGGCAAAGAGCAAAAGTGTTTTTGTTTGTCAGGAGTGTGGATATGAATCATTAAAGTGGCTTGGAAAATGTCCCAATTGTAATACATGGAACAGTATGGTGGAAGAAGTTAAAGAAGAAAAGATTTCTACGAAGCAGAGTGTAATTCTTAATAATGAACCACGTAGTATAGTAAGTATTAAATCAGGTGAATATGAAAGATTAGATACTGGAATATCTGAGTTAAACAGAGTTTTAGGAGGAGGAATAGTTAAAGGATCTCTTACTTTGATCTCAGGAGCACCTGGAATAGGGAAATCAACTCTTCTTCTGCAGGCAGCCAATAACATTGCGGGTAGATATGGTAAAGTTCTATATGTATCAGGAGAAGAATCTGAGGAACAGATAAAAATGCGTGGAGATAGATTAAATGTTCTATCAAAAGACCTTTACGTAATTTCAGAAACCAATATGGATAAAATAAAAGAACATATAACAAATACTAATCCTGTATTTGTTATTATAGATTCAATACAAACACTTTTCAAACAATCAATGACTTCAGCGCCGGGAAGTGTATCTCAAGTACGGCAAAATTCAAACGATATTATGAGTATAGGCAAAACTCAGAATATACCGTTTTTTATAGTAGCACACATAACTAAACAAGGAGAATTAGCAGGACCTAGGGTTTTAGAGCATATGGTTGATACTGTACTTTCCTTTGAAGGCGAGAGAACTCAGGAATTTAGAATTCTTAGAACAATAAAAAATCGTTTTGGTAACACTAGTGAAATTGGTGTATTTGAGATGTCGCAAGAGGGCCTTAAACAAATATTAAATCCGTCAGCTGTTTTTTTAGAAGAAGCGGGCTTTCAAAAAGAAGGCTCTATTGTAATAGGTGTAATTGAAGGAACAAGACCAATACTTGTTGAAATACAAGCTCTTGTAACTGAAACTAAGGCAGTTATGCCAAGAAGAACGGCTGTTGGTGTGGATAATTTACGACTTAATTTAATACTAGCAGTTTTAGAAAAAAAATTAAGAGTTTACTTCTACAATTGTGATGTTTATGTTAATGTAGTAGGAGGATTAAATATAGAAGGAACATTTGGTGACCTGGGATTGGCATTAGCTCTTTTGTCAAGTGTAAAGTCAAAGGCTATTTCACTTGAAAGGCTTATTGTAGTTGGGGAGATAGGTCTTACAGGAGAGGTTAGGCCTGTGACATTTTGTGATAGGCTGGTAAATGAGGCAGAAAAGATGGGATTTAAAAATGCTATAATACCATACAGAAATAAGGATAGAATAAAAAATAAGAATATTGACGTCATTAGTGTATCTTCCTTGGTTGAAGCAATAAATAAAGTTTTTTAG
- the disA gene encoding DNA integrity scanning diadenylate cyclase DisA, whose product MRLEKDKELKSILKLLAPGTQLRDGLENILRAKTGGLIVLGDSEQILKIVDGGFKINSEYSPSYIYELAKMDGAIVLSSDLKRIICANAQLIPESNVQTFETGTRHRTADRVAKQIGAIVIAISQRRNIITVYKGNIKYVLRDSSVILAKANQALQTLEKYISVLDRVVVNLNVLEFQDLVTLFDVMTAIQRTEMVMRIVSEIERYICELGNEGRLISMQLNELIRSVEEDGIFLIRDYCQDNMAYDEIYKNIQKMTSEEILNLDYISRALGYIGVPLVDTLISPRGYRMLNKIPRIPSTVIENLVKNFKQLEGVMNATYEQLDNVEGIGEARARAIKNGLRRLREQIMIDK is encoded by the coding sequence TTGAGATTAGAAAAGGATAAAGAACTTAAGAGTATTCTTAAACTTTTGGCACCGGGAACTCAACTTAGAGATGGACTTGAAAATATATTAAGAGCTAAAACTGGTGGACTAATAGTACTAGGTGATAGTGAGCAGATATTAAAGATAGTGGATGGTGGGTTTAAGATAAATTCTGAATATAGTCCATCATATATATATGAACTTGCCAAAATGGATGGTGCAATAGTTTTAAGTAGTGATTTAAAGAGAATAATTTGTGCAAATGCACAGCTTATACCAGAATCAAATGTGCAAACTTTTGAAACTGGTACCAGGCATAGAACAGCAGACAGAGTTGCGAAACAGATAGGAGCAATAGTTATTGCGATATCGCAAAGAAGAAATATAATAACGGTATATAAAGGAAACATCAAATATGTACTTAGAGATAGCAGTGTTATTTTGGCGAAAGCGAATCAGGCGCTTCAAACTTTGGAAAAATATATATCTGTATTAGACAGAGTTGTTGTTAATCTTAATGTACTTGAATTTCAGGATCTAGTTACATTATTTGATGTTATGACAGCAATTCAGAGAACGGAAATGGTTATGAGGATAGTTTCAGAAATAGAAAGGTATATATGTGAACTCGGAAATGAAGGAAGGCTTATTTCAATGCAGCTTAATGAATTGATAAGAAGTGTTGAAGAGGATGGAATATTTTTAATAAGGGATTATTGTCAGGACAACATGGCTTATGATGAAATATATAAAAATATTCAGAAGATGACATCAGAAGAAATATTGAATTTAGATTATATATCTAGAGCTTTAGGGTATATAGGGGTTCCGCTTGTTGATACTCTGATATCTCCAAGGGGTTATAGGATGTTGAATAAAATACCGAGGATACCTTCAACTGTAATAGAAAACCTTGTGAAAAATTTTAAGCAATTAGAAGGAGTAATGAATGCCACATACGAACAGCTTGATAATGTTGAAGGTATAGGAGAGGCAAGAGCAAGAGCCATAAAGAATGGTTTGAGACGTTTAAGAGAACAAATAATGATTGACAAATAA